A region from the Benincasa hispida cultivar B227 chromosome 12, ASM972705v1, whole genome shotgun sequence genome encodes:
- the LOC120067018 gene encoding pentatricopeptide repeat-containing protein At5g13770, chloroplastic isoform X2 — protein MAVTGSPDWSLPPSTSFRKSHLINFIPTSNLSFLFSLPTSNLRSLHLKSSGCPSPILEQSSIALPDIHLDSNLQDIQLPSLPTVEDLNDFLCGLSQNPGSEDLIYEYYVKAKEKAGFRPEKSTLRHLIRVMEAYLKLGDSERVMELFNEVESRISDFTPFSTKIYGILCESLAKSGRVFESLEFFRDMRKKGIVEDYTIYSALISTFASIQEVKLAEDLYNEAKAKKLLRDPAMFLKLILMYIQQGSLEKALELVQVMKDFKIGVSDCIFCAIVNGYATRRGYNAAVKVYEKLIEDGCEPGQVTYASAINAYCRVGLYSKAEDMFGEMEEKGFDKCVVAYSSLISMYGKTGRLKDAMRLLAKMKERGCQPNVWIYNILMEMHGKAKNLKQVEKLWKEMKRKKIAPDKVSYTSIISAYAKASEFETCEQYYLEFRMNGGTIDKAMAGIMVGVFSKTSRVDELVKLLRDMKLEGTRLDGRLYRSALNALMDAGLQVQAKWLQGHYAGKSGFV, from the exons ATGGCCGTCACTGGCTCTCCCGACTGGTCACTGCCTCCATCAACCTCTTTCAGAAAATCCCATCTCATCAATTTCATCCCCACCTCTAATCTCTCTTTCCTTTTCTCTCTTCCCACTTCAAATCTTCGATCCCTTCATCTCAAGTCCTCCGGTTGCCCTTCCCCAATCTTAGAACAATCCTCCATTGCCTTACCCGACATCCATTTGGACTCTAATCTTCAAGATATTCAACTTCCCTCGTTGCCCACCGTTGAAGATTTGAATGATTTCTTATGTGGGTTGTCGCAAAACCCAGGAAGCGAGGATTTGATCTATGAGTACTATGTGAAAGCGAAGGAGAAGGCAGGGTTTAGACCTGAGAAATCGACATTGCGGCATCTAATCAG GGTAATGGAAGCTTATCTTAAACTTGGGGATTCTGAGAGGGTTATGGAGCTGTTTAATGAAGTTGAGAGTAGGATTTCAGATTTTACGCCCTTTTCGACCAAAATTTATGGGATACTTTGCGAGTCCTTAGCGAAATCAGGGCGAGTTTTTGAGTCGCTTGAGTTTTTTAGAGATATGAGGAAGAAAGGGATTGTAGAAGACTACACCATTTACTCTGCTTTGATATCTACTTTTGCTAGCATCCAGGAAGTTAAATTAGCTGAAGATCTTTACAATGAGGCAAAAGCCAAGAAGTTGTTGAGAGACCCTGCAATGTTTCTAAAGCTCATATTGATGTATATTCAACAAGGGTCATTAGAGAAAGCACTTGAGCTTGTTCAAGTGATGAAGGACTTTAAAATTGGAGTGTCCGACTGTATTTTCTGTGCAATTGTCAATGGTTACGCCACGAGAAGGGGCTATAATGCTGCAGTTAAGGTTTACGAGAAGCTGATCGAAGACGGATGCGAGCCGGGACAAGTGACTTATGCCTCGGCAATCAATGCCTACTGCCGTGTCGGACTCTACTCGAAAGCAGAGGACATGTTTGGAGAAATGGAGGAGAAAGGGTTTGACAAATGTGTAGTTGCTTACTCTAGCTTGATATCAATGTATGGAAAGACGGGGAGGTTGAAGGATGCAATGAGATTGTTAGCAAAGATGAAAGAAAGAGGGTGTCAGCCAAATGTTTGGATTTACAACATCTTGATGGAAATGCATGGGAAGGCTAAGAATTTGAAGCAAGTTGAGAAGCTATGGAAGGAAATGAAGCGCAAAAAGATAGCACCTGATAAGGTTAGTTATACAAGTATCATAAGTGCTTATGCCAAGGCATCAGAATTCGAGACGTGCGAACAATATTACCTTGAGTTTCGGATGAACGGGGGCACTATCGATAAGGCGATGGCGGGAATCATGGTTGGCGTGTTCTCGAAGACAAGTCGGGTTGATGAACTGGTGAAGCTTCTTAGGGACATGAAGTTAGAAGGAACACGGTTGGATGGGAGGCTGTATAGGTCAGCCTTGAATGCTTTGATGGATGCTGGGTTGCAAGTGCAAGCAAAATGGTTGCAAGGTCATTATGCTGGAAAATCAGGCTTTGTTTAA
- the LOC120067018 gene encoding pentatricopeptide repeat-containing protein At5g13770, chloroplastic isoform X1 yields the protein MAVTGSPDWSLPPSTSFRKSHLINFIPTSNLSFLFSLPTSNLRSLHLKSSGCPSPILEQSSIALPDIHLDSNLQDIQLPSLPTVEDLNDFLCGLSQNPGSEDLIYEYYVKAKEKAGFRPEKSTLRHLIRYLVRLKKWDLILLVSRDFVDYSVCPDRDTCSRLVSSCVRGRKFKVVKALLEVFEKDSDVATAAFEAAMRGYNKLHMYKSTILVFQRLKSARIEADSGCCCRVMEAYLKLGDSERVMELFNEVESRISDFTPFSTKIYGILCESLAKSGRVFESLEFFRDMRKKGIVEDYTIYSALISTFASIQEVKLAEDLYNEAKAKKLLRDPAMFLKLILMYIQQGSLEKALELVQVMKDFKIGVSDCIFCAIVNGYATRRGYNAAVKVYEKLIEDGCEPGQVTYASAINAYCRVGLYSKAEDMFGEMEEKGFDKCVVAYSSLISMYGKTGRLKDAMRLLAKMKERGCQPNVWIYNILMEMHGKAKNLKQVEKLWKEMKRKKIAPDKVSYTSIISAYAKASEFETCEQYYLEFRMNGGTIDKAMAGIMVGVFSKTSRVDELVKLLRDMKLEGTRLDGRLYRSALNALMDAGLQVQAKWLQGHYAGKSGFV from the coding sequence ATGGCCGTCACTGGCTCTCCCGACTGGTCACTGCCTCCATCAACCTCTTTCAGAAAATCCCATCTCATCAATTTCATCCCCACCTCTAATCTCTCTTTCCTTTTCTCTCTTCCCACTTCAAATCTTCGATCCCTTCATCTCAAGTCCTCCGGTTGCCCTTCCCCAATCTTAGAACAATCCTCCATTGCCTTACCCGACATCCATTTGGACTCTAATCTTCAAGATATTCAACTTCCCTCGTTGCCCACCGTTGAAGATTTGAATGATTTCTTATGTGGGTTGTCGCAAAACCCAGGAAGCGAGGATTTGATCTATGAGTACTATGTGAAAGCGAAGGAGAAGGCAGGGTTTAGACCTGAGAAATCGACATTGCGGCATCTAATCAGGTACTTAGTTCGATTGAAGAAGTGGGATCTGATTTTGTTAGTTTCTAGGGATTTTGTGGATTATAGTGTTTGCCCTGATAGAGATACTTGTTCTAGATTGGTTAGTAGTTGTGTTAGAGGTAGAAAATTTAAAGTTGTTAAGGCTCTGCTTGAGGTTTTTGAAAAGGATAGTGATGTTGCTACGGCTGCTTTTGAAGCTGCCATGAGAGGCTACAATAAGCTTCACATGTACAAAAGCACTATTCTGGTTTTTCAGCGGTTGAAATCTGCAAGAATTGAAGCAGATTCTGGATGTTGTTGCAGGGTAATGGAAGCTTATCTTAAACTTGGGGATTCTGAGAGGGTTATGGAGCTGTTTAATGAAGTTGAGAGTAGGATTTCAGATTTTACGCCCTTTTCGACCAAAATTTATGGGATACTTTGCGAGTCCTTAGCGAAATCAGGGCGAGTTTTTGAGTCGCTTGAGTTTTTTAGAGATATGAGGAAGAAAGGGATTGTAGAAGACTACACCATTTACTCTGCTTTGATATCTACTTTTGCTAGCATCCAGGAAGTTAAATTAGCTGAAGATCTTTACAATGAGGCAAAAGCCAAGAAGTTGTTGAGAGACCCTGCAATGTTTCTAAAGCTCATATTGATGTATATTCAACAAGGGTCATTAGAGAAAGCACTTGAGCTTGTTCAAGTGATGAAGGACTTTAAAATTGGAGTGTCCGACTGTATTTTCTGTGCAATTGTCAATGGTTACGCCACGAGAAGGGGCTATAATGCTGCAGTTAAGGTTTACGAGAAGCTGATCGAAGACGGATGCGAGCCGGGACAAGTGACTTATGCCTCGGCAATCAATGCCTACTGCCGTGTCGGACTCTACTCGAAAGCAGAGGACATGTTTGGAGAAATGGAGGAGAAAGGGTTTGACAAATGTGTAGTTGCTTACTCTAGCTTGATATCAATGTATGGAAAGACGGGGAGGTTGAAGGATGCAATGAGATTGTTAGCAAAGATGAAAGAAAGAGGGTGTCAGCCAAATGTTTGGATTTACAACATCTTGATGGAAATGCATGGGAAGGCTAAGAATTTGAAGCAAGTTGAGAAGCTATGGAAGGAAATGAAGCGCAAAAAGATAGCACCTGATAAGGTTAGTTATACAAGTATCATAAGTGCTTATGCCAAGGCATCAGAATTCGAGACGTGCGAACAATATTACCTTGAGTTTCGGATGAACGGGGGCACTATCGATAAGGCGATGGCGGGAATCATGGTTGGCGTGTTCTCGAAGACAAGTCGGGTTGATGAACTGGTGAAGCTTCTTAGGGACATGAAGTTAGAAGGAACACGGTTGGATGGGAGGCTGTATAGGTCAGCCTTGAATGCTTTGATGGATGCTGGGTTGCAAGTGCAAGCAAAATGGTTGCAAGGTCATTATGCTGGAAAATCAGGCTTTGTTTAA